One Blastocatellia bacterium genomic window carries:
- the trxA gene encoding thioredoxin, which produces MAGNVIEVTDATFRTEVLESPIPVLVDFWAIWCAPCRAIAPTVEQIAEEYAGRLKVAKLNVDENPLTPSRYGIQGIPTLVLFKDGEEKDRIIGVTAKENIVRMFAPYLGGI; this is translated from the coding sequence ATGGCGGGAAACGTCATCGAAGTCACCGATGCCACGTTTCGGACGGAAGTCTTGGAGTCGCCCATCCCTGTGCTCGTGGATTTCTGGGCCATTTGGTGCGCGCCCTGTCGGGCGATCGCTCCAACGGTGGAACAGATCGCTGAAGAGTACGCCGGGCGCCTCAAGGTCGCGAAGTTGAACGTGGATGAAAATCCCCTGACGCCGAGCCGGTATGGGATCCAAGGGATCCCCACGCTGGTCCTCTTCAAAGATGGGGAGGAGAAGGATCGCATCATCGGCGTGACGGCCAAGGAGAACATCGTCCGCATGTTCGCGCCCTATCTGGGAGGGATATGA